Below is a genomic region from Candidatus Eisenbacteria bacterium.
CGAGCGAGTAGTAAGTGCCCTCGGGACCCTTGAGCCGAAAGTCGGGGGCCAGGGTGCCGACTTCGGGAGTCACGGCGACGGTCATACGAAGCATTCCTTCGGAAGGGCGCGGACGCGCGCCGGAAGATGGCAAGAACAAGGGAGGGATTGTGCGGTCGGTCGCAGCGTCTGTCTAGCGCACGCCGAGCGGTCGCTGCGCGCCGTCGCGCCGCGTGGTCTGCCGCATCACGTCCTGGCTCGCGGCCGCCAGCTCGAGCAGCGAGCGGGTGCCGCGCTCGCGTTCCCATCGATCGGCCAGCAGCACCAGCAGGCGCGCGGTGGTGAGCGCGTCGCCGAGCGCCCGATGCGCGGCCTCGGCCGGGAGCTTGTAGCGGGCCCGCAAGGCCTGCAGCGAGTTGCCGCCCTCGCCGGCAAAGCCGCGCGCGAGGCCCAGCGTATCGACCAGCGGATTCATGAGCGGTGACACTCCCGCACCACGGAGCAACTCGATCAGAAACGGCAGGTCGAATGGGGCGTTGTGCAGCACGACCGTGGCGTCGCCGCAACGCTCGCGTAGCTGTCGCGCCACCTCGGCGGGCAGCGGGGCCTCGGCGACCATGGCGTCGGTGATTCCGTGGACCGCGGTCGCGTCGGGTGGAATCGGCCGCCCGGGACGCACCAGTGAGGACCACTTCTCGCCCGGCAGGCCGTCGACCAGCGTGATCGCGGCGACCTCGACGAGGCCGTGGCCGTCGCTCGGCGACATGCCGGTGGTCTCGGTGTCCATCACCACCACGCGTTCGCCTGCGAGCAGCGCCATCGGCTATTCGCCGCCGCCGAGAAAGTCCTCGAACGAAACGCCGCCCTCGAGGTGGCCCTCGGCGACGTAGCGCAGCACCTGCAGGAAGCGCTCGGGCCCCAGATAGCCCGGTGCTTTGACCAGATTCTTCCCGGCGGAGTTCAGGAACAGCGTCGTCGGATAGCCGGAGACTCCGAACTCGCTGGCAATCGACTGAAGCGACTGCTTGCGACCCAGGTAACTCGCGAGGCGCGGTGATTCGGCGTCGAGCTTGACCACCACGAAATGCTCGTCGAGGTAGCTGCGCACCGCGGGGTCGCCATAGGTCGTGCGCTCCATCCGCTTACACCAGCCGCACCAGTCGGTGTAGACGTCCACCACCACGTGGCGGCCGCCGCGGCTCGCCTCCTCGAGCCCCGCGTCCCACGGACGCCACGCCAGCGGGGTGGGCTCCGCAAGGGCCGGAGCCGCCAGGCACGTGAGTGCGAGCGAGAGCACGGCAAAGAAGGTCGGGAATCGCATGAGAGCCTCGAGAACCGGAAGAACCGAAGGGGTGCGCGCGAAGTGTATCAGCGAACGACGTGCCGCCGGCAGG
It encodes:
- a CDS encoding 3'-5' exonuclease: MALLAGERVVVMDTETTGMSPSDGHGLVEVAAITLVDGLPGEKWSSLVRPGRPIPPDATAVHGITDAMVAEAPLPAEVARQLRERCGDATVVLHNAPFDLPFLIELLRGAGVSPLMNPLVDTLGLARGFAGEGGNSLQALRARYKLPAEAAHRALGDALTTARLLVLLADRWERERGTRSLLELAAASQDVMRQTTRRDGAQRPLGVR
- a CDS encoding DUF255 domain-containing protein, yielding MRFPTFFAVLSLALTCLAAPALAEPTPLAWRPWDAGLEEASRGGRHVVVDVYTDWCGWCKRMERTTYGDPAVRSYLDEHFVVVKLDAESPRLASYLGRKQSLQSIASEFGVSGYPTTLFLNSAGKNLVKAPGYLGPERFLQVLRYVAEGHLEGGVSFEDFLGGGE